The nucleotide window CGTCCTACGGCGACGGATCAGTATTGTTTTATGTCAGAGGAGGAAGCAAAGATCAGAATTTAATTATGATTGATGATGCTCCTGTTTATAATCCGTCGCATTTATTTGGTTTTTTTTCGGCAATTGCCCCTGATGCTGTTAATGATATGAAAATTTATAAAAACAACTTTCCTGTTAAATACGGAGGTCGGTTATCATCACTAATAGATATAAAAACAAAAGACGGGAATATGCATAAGTGGGGTTTTTCAGGAAAAGTAAGTCCGTTAACAGGAAGCTATACTGTTGACGGGCCGATTAAAAAAGAAAAAAGTACTTTGCTTTTTAATTTGAGGAATTCACACATTAATTGGCTGCTTAAAAATACAAACAGCAGTATAAACTTTTATGATTTTCATATTAAATTCAGTCAAAAGTTTAGTCGAAAAGATCGTTTATTTTTTTCTTTTTATAAAGGCAAAGATTTATTGAAAGTTAATGTGCCGGCATTTGGTTCAAGTAGTTTGTCATGGGAAAATAATGCATTTTCTTTAAGATGGAATCATTTGTATTCTGATAAATTGTTTTCGAATACAACACTTCATGCAAGTAAATATGATTATTTTATGTATTATTCCGTTGAGAATGAAGATTACTGGAATTCATTCATTAGTAATTTAAGTTTAAAAAATGACTTTACTTATTTCTTAAATCCTGAAAATAGAATTAGTTTCGGATTAAATATTAATACATATTTTTTCAATCCCGGAAATTTGAATAATGATTTTTTCGGAAGAACCGTTTATGCAAGTAATGCTTTGGAGAATGTTTTATATATAGGGCATGACAATAAAACTAACGGCAAGATTAATATTACATATGGGATTCGCTTGGTTAATTGGAACAATACAGGTCCGACAACAGTTTTTTCTTTTGATGAGGATTTTCAAGTGTCTGATACTATTGATTATCCTGAAGGAGTTTTTAATACCTTTATAAATATTGAACCGCAAGCAAGTGTCAGTTATGCATTTTCAAAAACACTAATTGCAAAAATCAGTTATGACAGACATATACAATATTTACAATTGTTGTCAAATTCAGTAAGTCCGTTTACTACTTTGGATGTATGGATGCCTGCAGGACCGAATATTAAGCCGGAAAAATCGCATCAATTTGTTGCGGGAATCAGTAAATGTTTTTCAGAGTTTAGTTTTTCATCAGAAGTTTATTATAAGACTATTCAAAACTTAATTGATTATGATGATCATGCCAATATGCTCTTAAATCCATATATTGAAGGGGAACTACGGTTTGGTGATGCTTATTCGTACGGTTTTGAATTTTCGATGCAAAAACAAAAGGGGAATTTTAATTTTTATTCGGCTTATACTTATTCTCGTATTTTTGCAACAATTGAGGATGTAAATGCCGGTAATGAATTTCCTGCTCGGCATGATAAACCGCATAATATTAATTTAAACTTATCATATAAAACAGAAAGACGTTGGACATTTAATATTAATTGGATATTTGCTTCGGGAATGCGATTTAGTTCTCCCACAGGGTTTTATTATTACAAAGGATATAATATTCCGATTTATGCCGGAAAAAATAATGACCAATTACCGGATTATCACAGATTGGATGTTTCTGCCAAATTAAATTTAAACAAAAAAGAAACAGCAAGATTTAAACACGATATCACATTTTCTGTTTTTAATTTTTACAACAGGAATAATATTATTGCAGTTAATTTCAATAAAGTTGAAACTGATGAGGGCAAATTTTATGTACCGACTAATCTGATTTCTGAACAAGAAATTATTTCTACATCAAAATATTTATTAGGCTTTATGCCTTCTGTAACCTATTCGTTTAAATTCAGATAAAAGATTGTCTCGAAAACATCCGTAGGATTTTTCAACGACAAAAGCAGTTGTAGAATAATAAATAGTTGTAGTTTAAAATAATTATGTTTTCTGTATAAATTCAAGTTTAAGTCGCAGAGCGACGGACTATTTGTAGCTCCCAACGGAAGTTGGGGGTGATGTGAATAATTAGTAGACAAAAGTCCCGTAGGGATGTCCTGTTTATCAAGGAATTAAACAAATGTAAAAACAGCAATGTTATTTTAAACCACAGCCTAATAAATCTATAATAAATGAAAATTCAAAAAAAAACATTTAAAAAACATACTGCAAACTGTGTACTGCCGATTTTAAAACCATACTTATCTGCAATGCAGTTAATATTTATTTTTAGCTTATCTGTATTATCTTTCTCATGCGAAAAAAAAGCAAACTGGCATTTAAAATCTTCACAAGAGCAATTCTTAATTGTTGACGGAATCCTTACAAATGAATTCAAGAATCAAACTGTAAACTTATCTCTTTCAGTTTCGGGATTAAATGATTCTCCGGAAGCTGTATCAGGTGCCGAAATTTCTGTTTCAGACGGAAATGAAACCTATCATTTTTTTGAAGATACTATAACCCCCGGAATTTATGTATCTGACGTTAGATTTACGGGAGTTATAAACAAAATATATACTTTAAATATTGAATATAATGAAAAAAATTATTTTGCCGGTGCGAATATGTTTCCTGTATCAATATCAGATCCCTTACCATACAAGCAAGTTCAAGATACAAATTTGTATTATATAGTTTCTGATATTACCTATTTTAATCCCAATGAATCTGCAATGTTTGAAGTAATCTTGGATTGGTCGGAAGTTGCCGGATATGAAAATCTGCCCTTAAATGAAACATCTGCACATTTGTTTTTTTATTATCTTACAACAATTGATGTTAATCAAATTTTTGCACCGGCTCATGAAATTGTTTTGTTTCCTCAAGCTTCTTTAATGATTCAACGAAAGTATTCATTAAGCCCTCAACATGAGGAATTTATTAGGTCTTTATTGGTGGAAACTCAATGGCACGGCGGGAATTTCGATATCGAAGAAGGCAATGTACATACAAATTTAAGCGAAGGAGCTTTAGGCTTTTTTGGTGCATGTTCTGTTATTACTTATTCTTCAACTGTTGAATAGAATCTAATTTGAACTATTAATAAAGATATTTTTATACAATCTGTCCCGTTAGATTAATTGCAACAGCAATTACCATATTGGTAATAGTTTATGACTGTCTGAATACCGTGCCGTCAGGTACGGAATATTGATTTTGATATTGAATATGTTTTTTTCTGATAAAGTTAAAAAGCACTAATAAGATAATATTTTTTAAATCAAAACAGATTGATTATCACAAGCTTATATCTGTCGGCAAAAAACATCATTCTTTTTTTCAGGGTAAAATTTATTTGATGTGTATTAACATTGAACGCGAATTTAAAATCGCAATAACGAATAAAAATATATATTAACTTAAATTTAGAAAAAATGAAAAAGATTAGTTTAATTCTAACGGTAATTTTTGCTCTTGCAGTTGTATTTACAGGATGTAAAAAAGACGATGATTTAATTAAAACGGATATTGTACCTCAAAATTTTAAAGTCGATATTCCGAGTTCAATCAGTAATACTGCGAATAAAGCGACCAAAGACGATGTGCTTGACGGTAATGATATTTACGAACACTTAACAACTTTTATTGCTGTTGGTGAAGGTGCTGCTGATATTGTACAAGATATTATGCGAGCAATAAGAGAATATGATTTGGACCAAGCAATGACATTCTCATTTCAAAGTGATGATGACGGACGAACAAAACATGTTGTTATCATTGAAAATTCAGAATTTGAAGGTCAAATGTGGGAGTACCAACTTTCAATGACTGATGAAGACGGAGGTAAAGCAATGCAAATTTTCTGGAATAACAGCCCGGTTAAAGGTATAGCTATATTGAATCCGTATAATATTGACAGAACAACTGCTAATGAATGGTCACAAGAAGAACAATGGACCGATGAAAACACTATGTACAGAGTTGATTACAGCGAAGCAGGAACTTACTATGAAGCAGAAATGACTGTTTACATTTCAGGCCTTAAACTTCCCGAATCATCAGAAGGTGATAACAGATTTGCTATTGAAACTTTAAAAATGTTTGCAGGAAAGAAAGGTGACATCATTGATGTTTACGGAAATTCTAATCATCCTAACGCATACTTCTTTGATGACAGTAAAGAAGGTTTTAACTGGGCATTTGCTGCCGCAGGAGATGATGTCTCTGACATAGGTGTAGCAGAAGTAGGTCTTCCGTTGAGCACTCTTGATGAAACAAGCAGAACAGTTTTATTGGTAGACAACTCAATTCATAACGTTTTTGAGCAAGAACTATTATATTTAGGAATTCCACAAGTAGATATTGATGTTTATTTAGTTAATACTGCTGCTCCCGGATATTTTTACGAAGGAGGTTTCTTATCAGCAGGCACATCACCCGGAACTTCTTATGATGCAATTGAAGCATCAATGGAAAGCCTTACACCCTATAACCCTGTGTTAATATCAAATTTAATAATAAAATTTAAAGATGATAACGCTTCATAATAATTAATAATTGATTTTTCTTAAAAAGTGGTCTGTTAATTGACAGATCGCTTTTTTTTTTGTAACTTGTATTTGAAATTTAAAAATTTGAATTATGCTTGTCAAAAAATTAAAATGTCCTCAATGCGGTGGTATAAAAATTAATGAATTAACAACCGGTTATATTTATTGCGATTATTGCAGTGCATTAATGGGCTATGATATGAAAATGATGCAAGATGAAGCAAAAGATGTTTTTTCTTTTTCAAATATTTATAAATCAAAACAAAGAGCATATACATCTGTTGTTCAAAAGATGGCAAACGCACTTAAAGATGAGAATTCCGACTTATTTGTCGAAGCACAAGTTGAGTTAAGAGATATTGAATTTGATCTGTTTCCGAAAAGATTCTCCCCAAAAGCAAAACAAAAGGCATATCGTGATAAATTTTTGATATATACAAAAGCTTTCTGGACAGAAAGTATTGAAAACGGTTATTTTAGTAAGTCTAAATTATTTCAAGAAAAAATAAATCCATTAGCGGTAAATTTATCATCTCGAATTGAGAATGGTAAAGCTGTCTATGAATACAATGAAAACTTTGAAGAATATATAAATGTTCTGAATGAATTTATAAAAGATTCAATTAATGAATCAATGCACATGAAATGTCTCAAATTATATCCTGAACCAAATACGCCTGATTTTGATATGTTTTACAAACAAGGTATAGATGCTTCTTTGCAAATGTTTGATACTAAAACCGCAAAAAAAGCAATAAATTTTTTAGGAATAGAATCTGAATACATAACCATTGATGATATTCAATTAAGAGAAAATCGGTGTATGGTTTGCAATTCAAAATTATTGGCTCCTGCAGGCAGTAAATCAATGGTTTGTGAAACTTGCGGGAATATTAATATTTTTGAAGAAAAAAAGATACAATGTTTGTCGTGTGGTGCTCCGATTTCTTTTGAGAATAATAATTCTTGTGAATATTGCGGTGCAATACATATATCTTTCGAAAAGGAGAGTAATGAACCTAAACAAACTAAAAAGAAATCAAGAGGTTTTTTAGGAAAATTTTTCGGTGTATAACATTATTTTCATTTTGAATTTAATCAAATGTATATACCTTTGTAATAATGTTTAACTAAAAATCGATTAATTATGAAAAAGTTTATATTAATTATGTTTGCTGTTTTGTTCAGTTCAATTTTAATTGCACAAGAAGAAATTTATGTAAGTGATGATGAAGTTGTGAATAAAAAAGGTGTATCAATTTTACCGAAAGCAGGAGATTTTGCTCTTGGTATTGATGCAAGCCCTTTTATTAATCTTATCGGAAACATGATTAGGATTAATGATTTTACGGGACCTTTTAATGATCCGAGTTCATTTAATTTTGTTGACGGAAGCAGCATTTATGCAAAATATTTCTTAACTGACAAAACAGCTGTCAGAGCAAGAATTGACATAATGAGCAGTTCACAAACGCTTTTTAATGCTGTTGATGATAATGATAATGATGATAATCCCTATGCAACTGTTACAGACAAATGGGAACATAAAGAAAATGGAATAAATTTAGGTTTAGGTTATGAAATGAGAAGGGGAAAAGGTCGGGTTCAGGCTTTTTATGGTGGAGAACTTAATATAAGATTCGGAGGTAAATCTGAAGACATATATGAATACGGGAATACAATGAATACTGATAATAATTTTCCTACAACTACATATGACTGGTATTCAGGACTTTCATATGATACAAGTAATAGAATAACGGATGAAAGAACAGATAGTGGTTTTGGAGTAGGAATGAGAGGTTTTGTGGGTATTGAATATTTTATTTTTCCAATGATATCAGTAGGAGGAGAATTTGGCTGGGGATTCAGTTATGATAAATCAGGAGAAGAAACAACAAATTCTGAAGTGTGGGATTTCAGTGATGATGTAAAAGAAACTTCAGAAGTTAATACCGAAGGTTCTAAAAATTTTAATCTCGGAAATGATAATATGGGTGGTAATATATTTATACTGATACATTTCTAAAGGAGATATACAAGAAAAAATTTAAAAAACCCGAGGCAATTATTTGTCTCGGGTTTTATTTTTAATTTTGTATGAAATTTATTTTAAAGCATATGAATTCGAAACATATTGAAATTATTTCAGCAGAATTAGGGATTTCCGGTAAGCAAACGGAGAATACTGTGATGCTGTTGGCTGAAGGAGCAACTATTCCTTTTATCAGCAGATACAGAAAAGAAATGACAGGTAGTCTTGATGAAGTTTTAATCGCAAAAATTAAAGATATTTCTGACAAGCTGGCTGAGTTGGAAAAAAGAAGAGAAAGTATCTTATCTTCTGTTGAAAAACAAGGAAAATTAACAGATGAACTAAAATTAAAGATTGAATCAACTTATGATCCGGTTGAACTTGAAGATTTTTACCTTCCTTATAAGCAAAAAAAGGAAACAAGAGCAATTAAAGCAAAAAAGAAAGGTTTAGAACCTCTTGCAAATATCATTTTTAAGCAAAATATAAATGATGTTGAATCTGAAGCTTTGAAATATCTGAATGATGATGTAGGAACTGTTGAGGATGCATTACAAGGAGCAAGAGATATTATAGCGGAAGAAATTAATGAAGACAAAAGAGCAAGAGATGCCGTAAGAAGGGAGTTTAATTTTTCTGCAACGGTTAAATCAGCAGTTATAAAAACTAAAAAAGATGAAGCTTTAAAATTTAAAGATTATTTTGAGTTTGAAGAGTCTTTTAAAAAAATACCTTCTCATCGATTACTCGCTGTTTTCAGAGGAGTTAACGAAGGTTTTTTAAGAGTAAAAATTCATCCTGATAGAGATAAATGCATCGAAAAACTTGACGGAATTTTTGTTAAAGGAGATACTGAATCTGCTGAACAAGTTGAAATAACCATTGATGATACCTATAAACGTTTATTACTTCCGTCAATAGAAAATGAATACACAAAAATATCTAAAGAAAAAGCAGATTTGGAAGCCATCAAGGTATTTGCAGATAATTTAAGACAACTTCTTTTATCTCCGCCTCTCGGTGAGAAACGCATTTTGGCAATTGATCCGGCATACAGAACAGGATGTAAGATCGTTTGTTTAGACGAAAACGGGAATTTATTGCACAATGAAACAATATATCCGCACCCGCCGCAGAAAGAAACATTTCAGGCAGCTAAAAAAGTTGCATCACTCGTAAATTCTTATAATGTTGAAGTTATAGCTGTCGGTAACGGAACAGCAAGCAGAGAGACAGAACAATTTGTAAGACAAAAAGTCAGGTTCGACAGAGATATTAAAGTTTTTGTTGTAAGTGAAGATGGTGCATCTGTATATTCAGCATCAAAAGTTGCAAGAGATGAATTTCCTGATTATGATGTTACTGTCAGAGGAGCGGTTTCAATAGGCAGAAGATTAGCGGACCCTTTGGCAGAACTTGTAAAGATTGACCCTAAATCAATAGGAGTAGGACAGTATCAGCATGATGTTGATCAAAAAGAACTACAGAAAAGTTTGGATACAGTTGTTGAAAGTTGCGTAAATGCTGTAGGTATTGATATTAATACAGCAAGTAAACAATTATTGACATATGTTTCAGGTCTTGGAGAACAATTGGCACAAAATATTATTGATTACAGAAAAGAAAAAGGAGCATTTAAATCCAGAAAAGAATTTTCAAAAGTTAAACGTCTCGGAGATAAAGCTTTTGAACAATGTGCCGGTTTTTTAAGAATAAGAGATGCAGCAAATCCGCTTGATAATTCTGCCGTTCATCCTGAATCATACAGTATAGTTGAAAAAATGGCAAAGGATAATAATGTTGAAATTAATGATATCATCAAATTGCCTGAAATCAGAAAAAAAATAAATCTCAAAGATTATGTGAGTGATACTGTAGGTCTTCCGACCTTGACGGACATTATAAAAGAACTTGAAAAACCCGGAAGAGACCCTCGAAAACAAGCAAAAGTTTTTGAGTTTTCAAAAGATGTTTTTACAGTTGATGATTTGAATGTAGGTATGGTATTGCCCGGAATTGTTACAAATATCACAAATTTTGGAGCTTTTGTCGATGTAGGTGTAAAACAAGACGGTTTGGTGCATATATCTAATTTAAAAGATGCATATGTAAAAAATCCTGCAGATGTTGTTAAATTGCATCAACATGTAAAAGTAAAAGTAATCAGCATTGATTTAGTCAGAAAAAGAATTGGTTTAAGTATGAAAGATGCAGAATAAAGAAGACTTTTGAACATCCGCAGGATTTCAAAACGTCTGATAACAATGTAACAACGTAACAATGCAACATATAACAATATATTACAACGATCGAAAAATCATCCTATGGGAAAGAACACCCAAAACAGAAGATAAAATTGACCGTTTGGAAGTTGACGAGCCTTTTGTTCATAAATGTAATGATCGGATGGGCACTATATTGAATACTTTTTTTGACAATAAAGGAATCAGTGAAATTAGTTTTGAACATCATAAATTTGAGAAATTATTCAATGATTTTAAGTCTCATTTTAAATATATTGAAGCAGCCGGAGGTTTAGTGAAAAATAGAAGAGATGAACTTCTGATTATACATCGATTGGGAGTGCCTGATCTTCCTAAAGG belongs to Bacteroidales bacterium and includes:
- a CDS encoding TonB-dependent receptor yields the protein SYGDGSVLFYVRGGSKDQNLIMIDDAPVYNPSHLFGFFSAIAPDAVNDMKIYKNNFPVKYGGRLSSLIDIKTKDGNMHKWGFSGKVSPLTGSYTVDGPIKKEKSTLLFNLRNSHINWLLKNTNSSINFYDFHIKFSQKFSRKDRLFFSFYKGKDLLKVNVPAFGSSSLSWENNAFSLRWNHLYSDKLFSNTTLHASKYDYFMYYSVENEDYWNSFISNLSLKNDFTYFLNPENRISFGLNINTYFFNPGNLNNDFFGRTVYASNALENVLYIGHDNKTNGKINITYGIRLVNWNNTGPTTVFSFDEDFQVSDTIDYPEGVFNTFINIEPQASVSYAFSKTLIAKISYDRHIQYLQLLSNSVSPFTTLDVWMPAGPNIKPEKSHQFVAGISKCFSEFSFSSEVYYKTIQNLIDYDDHANMLLNPYIEGELRFGDAYSYGFEFSMQKQKGNFNFYSAYTYSRIFATIEDVNAGNEFPARHDKPHNINLNLSYKTERRWTFNINWIFASGMRFSSPTGFYYYKGYNIPIYAGKNNDQLPDYHRLDVSAKLNLNKKETARFKHDITFSVFNFYNRNNIIAVNFNKVETDEGKFYVPTNLISEQEIISTSKYLLGFMPSVTYSFKFR
- a CDS encoding DUF4249 domain-containing protein; translation: MKIQKKTFKKHTANCVLPILKPYLSAMQLIFIFSLSVLSFSCEKKANWHLKSSQEQFLIVDGILTNEFKNQTVNLSLSVSGLNDSPEAVSGAEISVSDGNETYHFFEDTITPGIYVSDVRFTGVINKIYTLNIEYNEKNYFAGANMFPVSISDPLPYKQVQDTNLYYIVSDITYFNPNESAMFEVILDWSEVAGYENLPLNETSAHLFFYYLTTIDVNQIFAPAHEIVLFPQASLMIQRKYSLSPQHEEFIRSLLVETQWHGGNFDIEEGNVHTNLSEGALGFFGACSVITYSSTVE
- a CDS encoding RNA-binding transcriptional accessory protein; protein product: MNSKHIEIISAELGISGKQTENTVMLLAEGATIPFISRYRKEMTGSLDEVLIAKIKDISDKLAELEKRRESILSSVEKQGKLTDELKLKIESTYDPVELEDFYLPYKQKKETRAIKAKKKGLEPLANIIFKQNINDVESEALKYLNDDVGTVEDALQGARDIIAEEINEDKRARDAVRREFNFSATVKSAVIKTKKDEALKFKDYFEFEESFKKIPSHRLLAVFRGVNEGFLRVKIHPDRDKCIEKLDGIFVKGDTESAEQVEITIDDTYKRLLLPSIENEYTKISKEKADLEAIKVFADNLRQLLLSPPLGEKRILAIDPAYRTGCKIVCLDENGNLLHNETIYPHPPQKETFQAAKKVASLVNSYNVEVIAVGNGTASRETEQFVRQKVRFDRDIKVFVVSEDGASVYSASKVARDEFPDYDVTVRGAVSIGRRLADPLAELVKIDPKSIGVGQYQHDVDQKELQKSLDTVVESCVNAVGIDINTASKQLLTYVSGLGEQLAQNIIDYRKEKGAFKSRKEFSKVKRLGDKAFEQCAGFLRIRDAANPLDNSAVHPESYSIVEKMAKDNNVEINDIIKLPEIRKKINLKDYVSDTVGLPTLTDIIKELEKPGRDPRKQAKVFEFSKDVFTVDDLNVGMVLPGIVTNITNFGAFVDVGVKQDGLVHISNLKDAYVKNPADVVKLHQHVKVKVISIDLVRKRIGLSMKDAE
- a CDS encoding NUDIX domain-containing protein; the protein is MQHITIYYNDRKIILWERTPKTEDKIDRLEVDEPFVHKCNDRMGTILNTFFDNKGISEISFEHHKFEKLFNDFKSHFKYIEAAGGLVKNRRDELLIIHRLGVPDLPKGKIDQGESPEEAAIREVEEECGINDLVIINEEESSYHIYFQNNKRILKKTFWFHMKYTGNEKLIPQVEENIIDVEWCDVKKLPEFKMKTYQSLRKYFIN